AGATGCACCATATTCTAGCAGTTCTGAGATGAAAGGACCAACTTGAATTTTTCCCTGACGCTACTGTTCCTATTGTCGGACAGCTTTCTGGGCAGCCATATTGAGAAGGTCTtgtggtttgtgaactgtttggtGCTTGGAACGGTTTGCAGCAACCATCTTGAAGAGGTCATGAGGAGGTCTTGTCTGTTGTGTTTGGAGCGAGTCATAACTTTGAATCATGGAGTCGTACATAAAGGGAATCAGAATACCAAACCAACAGCCATTACCCTGATAAGTGTACCTTTTCCAAGACTGTTGTTCGAGAAAGTGGTCTAGCTTATGGTGATTTAAATGGTCATTATTATTACCTTTGTACAAACACAAAAGGACATCTAGAACACTGGACTTGCTTTCTCCACTTGTCCAGGTAGGAGTCCCTTTCACTGGTCCAGAACCTGTCCTCTGGCTGCAGCAGTGCTCTGGTGATGGTGATGCGCTCTGTCAGGGGCACCTCCTCAGGCTGGGCATAATGTGGGGGACCCTTCTCCGCACCAGCCCAGTTAGCAAAGGGTTCTTCAGCCTTGTAGGCAAACACACAGGAGTTGATGAGCGACGACATGCCGTGCTTTGGTCTCCCAATCAGAACAATGACCATGTCATCTGAGAACCTAGAAATCCTCTTCCGCATTCTGGTCAGATTCTGGCGTCCTGAGAAACACAAACAAATGGATATGAAGATGAATATGGATAGGATCGCTCAATTAGAAATATCCAAGTTATTCTCGTTTTCCAATGCGTTTTTCAAAAAAGCAACATTGCAAAGTGTGTGTTGAGTGCAGTAcagaattaattttaaatttataGACTCGTTCAACATTAATGCAGTAAAACTGAATTTCAAAATGGGCATTTAGTAACTTTTTCTTTTAAGGGTGTGCACACAGGCATACCACTAACTGCAAGAGGGATAGAGAAGTCGAACAGCACCTTTAGAGAGATACCGGTATATCATGAACCCAACACAACAAGCCAGGATGAAAAGGGCGACAGGGATTAGGGTTGATGTCATTATAATGTGCTGATCATCGGTCTCTTGTcctgcagaaaaagaaaaaaaaacagtaaaacatattccatgaactctttcaacactgcacaccTGTCTGGGTCATTTGAAAACAAGTTTTTCACACAGTATGCATGCAATACCCCGAGTTATGCTGCAGGTGAATAACACATTTACCTGGAGTGACTCGCGTGCAGTTGGTTTTGTGTTCTTGGAGAGGCTGGTTCCACACTGTACAGCAGACTGTTGCCTCTTCAGTAACATTCCTTGTTAATTTACTCACAACATCATACAGCCCCTCTGGATTCAGTGTGTGCTGCGTGACTGAATCCGGAGTGTAATTCATCCCACTGCCACCGGTCCAGGTCACCAGCGCAGGAGGGAAACCATTTCTAGAAGAGCAGGTGAAGGAGCGAGTGTCCAGGGCTTCTGTCAACTGGGGGGGTTCGTAAGAGGCTGCAAAGAGAGACGCTGCTTAGGCAACAAGAGCAAATGCTGGTTGATCTTGGGGGTCAATtttcatgcctcaagcctgccctggactggactagagggagcaccctttctcttagggggcgagggagggagggagcagttcagtctccatgcctcaaacctgcaccggactggagggagccccctttctcttaggatgAGGGTTGGAACTATGCAGAGATCACAAAGAAGTTAAATACATACCTAGAACAGTTAGTTCAACGAATTTAGTGTAAAGACCGCCTGTCAATACAGCAGTACACTCATAAAGCCCCTTATCAGACACCTGCACGTTCTCAATGAAGAGAGAGGCATTTCCCTCTCTGAATTTGTCTGGGTAAACGCGCCCCCTCCTGGAGGCTGCCCTGTCCAGCAGCTGATCCACGCCACCAATGAAGTGCTGGATCTCCGCGCACTTTGCATTCTCACAGTGGAGCCACCATACAGGCTTGTCTTGGCTCATCCTGGCAGCGTCAAATGTGCATTCGATCCAGACGTCATTGCCGCGGACCGCTGTGATTTTTTTCACAAAACTCACTCCT
The sequence above is a segment of the Acipenser ruthenus chromosome 51, fAciRut3.2 maternal haplotype, whole genome shotgun sequence genome. Coding sequences within it:
- the LOC117398654 gene encoding uncharacterized protein LOC117398654, translating into MKLFVTGLILLVVKRTGVSFVKKITAVRGNDVWIECTFDAARMSQDKPVWWLHCENAKCAEIQHFIGGVDQLLDRAASRRGRVYPDKFREGNASLFIENVQVSDKGLYECTAVLTGGLYTKFVELTVLASYEPPQLTEALDTRSFTCSSRNGFPPALVTWTGGSGMNYTPDSVTQHTLNPEGLYDVVSKLTRNVTEEATVCCTVWNQPLQEHKTNCTRVTPGQETDDQHIIMTSTLIPVALFILACCVGFMIYRYLSKGRQNLTRMRKRISRFSDDMVIVLIGRPKHGMSSLINSCVFAYKAEEPFANWAGAEKGPPHYAQPEEVPLTERITITRALLQPEDRFWTSERDSYLDKWRKQVQCSRCPFVFVQSCINKLTATTKDEIQKLFEDVRSVSGSYPFTALTMKNFENADELKRFFKDLGSKRVFTFHNYTIQEHKRSAKRDEEFLDFVIACIDETLVPEFETVHLKENV